In the Paenibacillus sp. FSL H7-0357 genome, one interval contains:
- a CDS encoding ParB/RepB/Spo0J family partition protein, whose amino-acid sequence MSKRLGKGLDALIPSLSINEDDKVVEIPLGQLRANPYQPRKDFNEEAIQELAESIRQHGVIQPIIVRAVLKGYEIIAGERRFRASQYCGKATIPAVVRSLSDQQVMEIALIENLQRENLNAMEIAVAYQGLMDQFSLTQEELSLKVGKSRSHIANFLRLLTLPEEVKEYVSRGTISMGHARAIVALKDPETVKQLADQCVEQHWNVRQLEEVVKNLDRKPANGIKAKVVKRDPYIDNVEEGLRERFKTTVKIKQGKEKGKIEINYYSAQDLERLLELLGN is encoded by the coding sequence ATGAGTAAGCGTTTAGGGAAAGGTCTCGATGCGTTAATTCCATCCTTGTCTATTAATGAAGACGATAAGGTTGTGGAGATACCTTTAGGGCAATTGCGCGCTAACCCTTATCAGCCCCGTAAGGACTTTAATGAGGAAGCCATACAGGAGTTGGCTGAATCCATAAGACAACATGGTGTAATCCAACCGATTATTGTTCGCGCTGTGCTAAAAGGTTATGAAATCATCGCTGGTGAACGCAGATTCCGAGCTTCGCAATATTGTGGAAAAGCAACCATTCCTGCTGTTGTGCGAAGTCTTAGCGACCAGCAAGTTATGGAAATTGCCCTGATTGAAAATCTGCAGCGGGAAAATTTAAACGCGATGGAAATCGCAGTTGCTTATCAAGGGCTAATGGATCAATTTTCGCTTACCCAAGAGGAGCTTTCACTGAAGGTAGGTAAATCAAGATCGCATATCGCTAATTTTTTACGACTGCTGACTTTGCCGGAAGAAGTGAAGGAATATGTTTCACGTGGAACAATTTCTATGGGACATGCTCGGGCAATCGTTGCCTTGAAAGATCCGGAGACGGTGAAACAGTTAGCCGATCAATGTGTGGAACAGCATTGGAATGTCAGACAGTTAGAAGAGGTTGTAAAGAACCTGGACCGTAAACCTGCCAATGGCATAAAAGCGAAAGTTGTTAAACGTGATCCATACATTGATAATGTTGAGGAAGGATTGCGCGAGCGATTCAAAACAACGGTGAAGATTAAACAAGGTAAAGAAAAAGGCAAAATTGAAATCAATTATTACAGTGCCCAAGACTTGGAAAGATTATTGGAACTATTGGGAAACTGA